One Deltaproteobacteria bacterium DNA window includes the following coding sequences:
- a CDS encoding periplasmic heavy metal sensor, with the protein MTKTILGAGVLALAVAGSSFAFGHAAGGDRGCGHDMLVGGGRILHTLDLSDDQKQKVKDILTAHRPKLRQLVANEKAADQTLADKLFGTGVVTQQDLDALLQRESQARNELTRERLAAALEVRDVLTSAQIRKAAAIRTGMKQLHAEMRQLLGDQGTD; encoded by the coding sequence ATGACGAAGACCATTCTCGGCGCAGGCGTGCTCGCGCTCGCCGTCGCCGGCAGCTCATTCGCGTTCGGACACGCCGCGGGCGGCGACCGCGGCTGCGGCCACGACATGTTGGTGGGCGGCGGACGCATCCTTCACACGCTCGACCTGAGCGACGATCAGAAGCAGAAGGTGAAGGACATCCTCACGGCGCACCGGCCGAAGCTCCGCCAGCTCGTCGCAAACGAGAAGGCGGCCGACCAGACGCTCGCCGACAAGTTGTTCGGGACGGGCGTCGTCACCCAGCAGGACCTCGACGCCCTGCTGCAGCGAGAATCTCAGGCCCGTAACGAACTGACGCGTGAGCGCCTCGCCGCCGCCCTCGAGGTGCGGGATGTCCTCACCTCCGCGCAGATCCGGAAGGCGGCGGCGATCCGGACCGGCATGAAACAGCTCCATGCGGAGATGCGCCAGCTGCTCGGCGATCAGGGTACGGACTGA